One window from the genome of Acidobacteriota bacterium encodes:
- a CDS encoding BlaI/MecI/CopY family transcriptional regulator — translation MTKTFRLGDLQLAIMRVLWGRREATVSDVHRALAEERGLAPTTIATMLTKMETKGVVDHRTEGRRFVYRPLVSEREIRRAMLGDLTERLFAGDVTAVVSHLLAENEVDPRELSELRRMIEDYENEESS, via the coding sequence ATGACCAAGACCTTTCGCCTCGGGGACCTCCAGCTCGCCATCATGCGAGTCCTGTGGGGCCGCCGGGAAGCCACCGTCTCTGATGTTCACCGCGCCCTCGCCGAGGAGCGAGGGCTGGCCCCGACCACCATCGCCACCATGCTGACCAAGATGGAAACCAAGGGCGTGGTGGATCACCGAACCGAAGGCCGGCGCTTCGTCTACCGCCCGCTGGTGAGCGAGCGCGAGATCCGCCGGGCGATGCTCGGAGACCTCACGGAGCGTCTCTTCGCCGGCGATGTCACCGCCGTCGTCAGCCACTTGCTGGCCGAGAACGAAGTCGATCCGCGAGAGCTCTCGGAGCTACGCCGCATGATCGAAGACTACGAGAACGAGGAGTCGTCATGA
- the crcB gene encoding fluoride efflux transporter CrcB, producing the protein MREILWIALGGSLGALCRFFLTGWVQRSVVSGFPWGTTVVNLLGCLAIGGLVGWSSLRGDFSDSARLFALIGFLGSFTTFSTFALETLALMRAGSLAPGLSNLLLQTGGGLLAVIVGDRLGRWLG; encoded by the coding sequence GTGAGAGAGATTCTGTGGATCGCCCTGGGAGGCAGCCTGGGAGCGCTTTGTCGTTTCTTTCTCACCGGCTGGGTGCAGCGCTCCGTCGTCTCCGGCTTCCCTTGGGGGACGACGGTGGTCAATCTCCTCGGCTGCTTGGCGATCGGTGGCCTGGTGGGCTGGTCGAGCCTGCGCGGCGACTTCTCCGATTCCGCCCGTCTGTTCGCCCTGATCGGCTTTCTCGGTAGCTTCACCACCTTCTCGACCTTCGCCCTCGAGACCCTTGCCCTGATGCGCGCCGGCTCCCTGGCTCCGGGGCTGAGCAATCTCCTGCTGCAGACCGGCGGAGGACTGCTGGCGGTGATCGTCGGTGATCGTCTCGGCCGCTGGCTGGGATGA